Proteins encoded together in one Coffea arabica cultivar ET-39 chromosome 2c, Coffea Arabica ET-39 HiFi, whole genome shotgun sequence window:
- the LOC113725878 gene encoding NAD(P)H dehydrogenase (quinone) FQR1-like — protein sequence MATKVYIVYYSTYGHVEKLAHEIKKGADCVEGVEAKLWQVPETLSAEILGKMGAPQKSDVPIITPHELPEADAFIFGFPTRFGMMAAQFKAFMDATGSLWGAQKLAGKPAGMFFSTGSQGGGQETTPLTAITQLVHHGMIFVPIGYTAGAGMFEMEKVKGGSPYGAGTFAGDGSRQPTELELQIAFHQGKYIAGIAKKLKGSD from the exons ATGGCCACCAAAGTCTACATTGT TTACTACTCAACCTATGGACATGTTGAGAAACTTGCCCATGAGATCAAGAAGGGAGCTGATTGTGTGGAAGGGGTGGAGGCAAAACTGTGGCAG GTGCCAGAAACTCTTTCTGCGGAAATTCTTGGAAAGATGGGTGCTCCCCAAAAGAGCGATGTCCCTATAATTACTCCACATGAACTCCCTGAGGCTGATGCTTTCATATTTGGCTTCCCCACCAGATTCGGGATGATGGCTGCCCAATTTAAGGCATTTATGGATGCAACAGGCAGCTTGTGGGGAGCCCAGAAGCTGGCAGGCAAGCCTGCTGGTATGTTCTTCTCGACGGGATCCCAAGGAGGCGGCCAAGAGACCACCCC ATTGACAGCCATTACCCAACTTGTGCATCATGGGATGATTTTTGTTCCTATTGGCTACACTGCTGGAGCTGGAATGTTTGAGATGGAGAAGGTCAAAGGTGGCAGTCCCTATGGCGCTGGAACCTTTGCTGGTGATGGCTCCAGACAGCCTACTGAGCTTGAGCTGCAAATTGCTTTCCACCAGGGCAAATACATCGCAGGCATTGCCAAGAAATTGAAGGGATCCGATTGA
- the LOC113725877 gene encoding transcription factor bHLH112, protein MADEFQGEVCGGSWWNSSRSMFGSSPCSSGILHDLGSFGWSTDFLDSKARSSDDQSGNSANSDGSIVIQDLQKPNQPESASNNSNLSIDSTLQILGIGLSSPSTTDWDRTLMHGSSNGRSDQSNYQPMLQEDHNSSMNYRQERGLDSCPADQIQKDWSSTLKNNFSTIVEEDSSINSFKSSGNQPLNSITTTSQCTAATCAGVSTSFPISSASYGYSSTLLQTLFDTEVPQPQQSLFGTRPMNYPSTTSYQNEFSPSLPKFSPLPKLQNTNSLQLSTNPNFCNGSAAAFNDLRVNFFPSVQSQFPSSTFNEKPSLPSITTKVSNDGIRGLGSVAKKSSSEPAFKRPRIETPSPLPTFKVRKEKLGDRITALQQLVSPFGKTDTASVLHEAIDYIKFLHDQVNVLSTPYLKNGSPIQRQQASDKVKDQEGSKEDLKSRGLCLVPISSTFPVAAETTTDFWTPTFGGTFR, encoded by the exons ATGGCAGATGAGTTTCAAGGTGAGGTTTGTGGTGGGAGTTGGTGGAATTCATCAAGAAGCATGTTTGGATCGTCCCCTTGTTCATCTGGGATTCTTCATGACTTGGGAAGCTTTGGATGGTCGACTGACTTTCTAGACTCGAAAGCAAGGTCTAGTGATGATCAGTCTGGTAATTCAGCTAACTCTGATGGTTCTATAGTGATTCAAGATTTGCAAAAACCCAACCAGCCTGAGTCAGCCAGCAACAACAGCAACCTCTCTATAGATTCAACCCTCCAAATTTTGGGTATTGGCCTTTCATCTCCATCAACAACTGATTGGGATCGAACTTTGAT GCATGGGAGTAGTAATGGAAGGTCTGATCAAAGCAATTACCAACCCATGCTGCAAGAAGACCACAATTCGAGCATGAATTATCGGCAAGAAAGAGGGCTCGATAGTTGTCCTGCCGATCAGATCCAAAAGGACTGGAGTAGTACTCTCAAGAACAACTTTTCCACCATAGTTGAAGAAGATTCTTCCATTAACTCCTTTAAATCTTCCGGGAATCAGCCTTTGAATTCCATCACCACCACAAGTCAATGTACGGCGGCGACTTGTGCTGGTGTATCCACCAGCTTTCCAATTAGTTCAGCTTCCTACGGTTATTCTTCAACTTTGCTGCAAACCCTTTTCGACACTGAAGTACCTCAACCACAACAATCTTTATTCGGAACCCGGCCAATGAACTATCCATCTACCACAAGTTACCAGAACGAGTTTTCACCTTCTTTGCCCAAATTTTCTCCCTTGCCAAAGCTACAAAACACTAACAGCTTGCAACTCTCGACCAACCCGAACTTCTGTAATGGATCAGCTGCAGCTTTCAATGATTTGCGGGTCAACTTTTTCCCTTCAGTTCAGTCGCAGTTTCCCTCCTCAACGTTTAACGAGAAACCAAGTCTTCCGAGCATCACTACAAAG gttagtAATGATGGAATCCGAGGTTTAGGGTCCGTGGCAAAGAAAAGTAGCAGTGAACCGGCATTCAAACGTCCTCGTATTGAAACACCATCGCCATTGCCAACTTTTAAG GTTCGAAAAGAGAAGTTGGGGGACCGAATAACTGCCCTCCAGCAATTGGTTTCACCTTTCGGAAAG ACAGATACTGCTTCAGTTCTCCATGAAGCTATTGACTACATCAAATTTCTACATGATCAAGTCAAT GTGCTAAGTACTCCATATTTGAAAAATGGATCACCCATTCAGCGTCAACAG GCTTCGGATAAAGTAAAGGATCAAGAAGGGTCAAAAGAAGACTTGAAAAGTAGAGGGCTTTGCCTGGTGCCCATCTCGAGTACCTTTCCAGTTGCTGCTGAGACTACAACTGATTTCTGGACTCCGACATTTGGGGGCACATTTAGgtag